CCTATAAAAATGATGTGATAAGAGCTATAGAAATATTAGGTAAGAAAAACGAAAAATTTGATATAATATTTATGGACCCTCCATATAAAGAGGAACTTTGTAGAAAAGTTTTAAAAGCTATAAGAAAGGCTGATATAATAGAAAAGAATGGACTTATTATTTGTGAACATCATGTATTTGAAGATTTAGTAGCAGATGAAGAGGGATTTAAGTTTACTGATAGAAGACTTTATAATAAAAAAGCTATATCTTTTTTTGTAAATGAATAAAAAAGAGAAAGGGGAAGTTATGAAAAAAATAATACTTTTAGTATTTTTTATTTTAGGAATTTTTTCTTATGCAAATAAAAAAATTACAACTGTTGATGAAGGATTTCTTATTAATAATTATGAAAAAACCAAAAAATACAACTTCCTTTTAGAAGAGAAAAAAAGATATTTAGAGGAAAACTATTTTTTAAATTTTAATGATAATATAGAAGAACTTCGTAAAAATCAAAAATACTTAGAATATGAAAAACTAAGAGAGGAATATGTAAGAGAAATAAAGTCAGATGTAGAATGGATAATGTTTTTAACTTGCGAAGAAGAAATTTTACTCGATAAAAGATTAGTTTTATTTGGAAAAACTAATGATATAACAAAGAAAACTTTAAAAAATTTAAATAGAATTTATAAATTTGAAAATCAATTTAAAAATTTTGATAAAAATAAAAAAATAGAAATATTGGTATAATAAAAAAGACTATTACAATTTTGTAATAGTCTTTTTGTATAAAAAATATTTTAATAAAAATTATTTAACATTTATTTCTAAAATATTTTCTTCTTTATTTGTATCCATATCTAAAACTTGGTATTTTACTTTTTCAAAATCAATTTTCTTTAAATCAATTTTTCTTATTTGGCTATTGTACATAGTTTTATAATAAAACTCTTTATTATTTAAATCACTTACAGCAGTCCATTGAGTAGCACTTATTACATCTTTAGGAATATGATTTTTATATTCTTTAGGAAATTCTACTTCAATAGGAATATCAAAGTTATTTAAAATATGAAAAGCCTTATTTACTGCAAGTTGAGAATTTTCAGGATTACCAATAGAATTTAGATAGAAAAATGCTCTTATAAATCTTGATGGTGGAGTAATATCTCCAGGTAAACCTAAAGCTCCTGTTCCTGCTCCAAAAGAAAATATTTTTTCTTCATCAACTTCAAAAGATGGAGCATTTCCAGTATAAAGATTAACATAATTATTTAAATTTTTTACGTGCCAAGGATAGTCAGGAGAATTTGTTAAAACTCCTACTTTATTTTCGTAAATTTTAACCTCTCCATTATTTATAATTTCAATAACAATATTTTTTCCAGATGAGTCAGCAACTCTCCAATGAGCAGTAGGAAGAGGATTTCCTTTTTCATCAAATCCAATATTCACAACTTTTACATTCTTTAATCCTTCAATAACTTCATCAACAGAAGAAAAACTTGAAAGTATCCAACCTACTAATTCCATATCAGCAATAGATTCATTAGAAAATTTTTGATTATATCTTTCTAAACTTCCATAATGAGGAAAGTAAAATAATCCAGCATTTAATCCCTTTTCATTAATTCCCTCTCCAATAAATTTATCTAAAACTACAGTAGCTCCAACAAAACCATATTTAGAATTCCATTTAAGTCCATTTTCTTGTCCATCTGGAGTAAGGGATGTATATTGTTTTCCTTTTGGAGAAATAACTATTTTACTATTAAGATTAGATTCTCCATATTCTATAGTTCTTCCTTGAATAAGATTTTTATCTTGAGTTTTTATACTTATTCCTGTACAACTAAAAGAAACTAGTGATATACAAAAAAATACTCCAATAATGGATAATAAAAAATTTGACATATTTCCTCCTTAAAAAATTATTATATTAATTTTTAGACTTATATAGTTGAAATAAGGTTTATTTTTTATATATTTTATAATTTATAAAAATAAATTGATGATTTTTTTTAAAAAATATAGTAAAATATAAACAAAGACATTATTATATAGGTGATACTGTGGAAAAATTATTGCATTCAATTGATATGATTGCATTATATAAAATAATAATTCTATTTATAGCTTTCAATGTAGGAATAAAATTTCCTGATTGGGATTTTCAATTAAATCTAAAACATAGAAGTATAATAACACATAGTCCAATTATTTTATTGATATTTTTGCAATTTTATCAAATAGATAAAAGTGAATTTCTTAGAGTTTTTATAAGTGGATTTTCAATGGCTA
This sequence is a window from Fusobacterium perfoetens ATCC 29250. Protein-coding genes within it:
- a CDS encoding linear amide C-N hydrolase — translated: MSNFLLSIIGVFFCISLVSFSCTGISIKTQDKNLIQGRTIEYGESNLNSKIVISPKGKQYTSLTPDGQENGLKWNSKYGFVGATVVLDKFIGEGINEKGLNAGLFYFPHYGSLERYNQKFSNESIADMELVGWILSSFSSVDEVIEGLKNVKVVNIGFDEKGNPLPTAHWRVADSSGKNIVIEIINNGEVKIYENKVGVLTNSPDYPWHVKNLNNYVNLYTGNAPSFEVDEEKIFSFGAGTGALGLPGDITPPSRFIRAFFYLNSIGNPENSQLAVNKAFHILNNFDIPIEVEFPKEYKNHIPKDVISATQWTAVSDLNNKEFYYKTMYNSQIRKIDLKKIDFEKVKYQVLDMDTNKEENILEINVK